The Pseudomonas azadiae genome includes a window with the following:
- a CDS encoding glycoside hydrolase family 17 protein: MPANARFPALPYFFALILGLLALVGYWYSLGRPVVLPDVASATHKMQCASYTPFDKDQSPFDQPFTLRPERMDADLALLATRFECIRTYSMTGLQALPDMARRHGLKVMAGAWVSSDAVATQKEIEQLIAAANASPDVVTSVIVGNEALLRKEVTAAQLVKLIQTVKSRIKQPVTYADVWEFWLQHPEIAPAVDFLTIHLLPYWEDDPSGIDQALKHVGDVRQTFGHTFAPKDIVIGETGWPSEGRQRETAVPSRVNEARFMRGFVAMAEANGWRYNLIEAFDQPWKRASEGAVGGYWGLFDADRQDKGILAGPVTNVPYWPVWLGVGGIILLATLALGGRVRSTRAAIALPLLGAVAACSIGTWAELTRVTARFGDEWLWAGLLVVLNLLVLAHAALALSARAGWRERTFNWLEQRAGWLVAIAGFAGAVMMLALVFDPRYRSFPSAALVLPALVYLVRPVTGPRREIALLTFIIGAGIAPQLFREGLLNQQAWGWAMVSLLMVIALWRCLRVRKA; this comes from the coding sequence ATGCCCGCGAATGCCCGCTTCCCTGCCCTGCCCTATTTCTTCGCCTTGATCCTCGGCCTGCTGGCCCTGGTCGGCTACTGGTATAGCCTCGGCCGGCCCGTGGTGCTGCCCGATGTCGCCAGCGCCACGCACAAGATGCAGTGCGCCTCGTACACCCCCTTCGATAAAGACCAATCGCCGTTCGACCAGCCGTTCACGCTGCGCCCGGAGCGCATGGACGCCGACCTCGCCCTGCTTGCCACGCGGTTCGAGTGCATTCGCACCTACTCCATGACCGGCCTGCAGGCCTTACCGGACATGGCGCGCCGGCACGGGCTGAAGGTGATGGCCGGCGCGTGGGTCAGCAGTGACGCTGTGGCGACCCAAAAGGAGATCGAGCAACTGATCGCTGCGGCCAACGCCAGCCCGGACGTCGTGACTTCGGTGATCGTCGGCAACGAAGCCCTGCTGCGCAAGGAAGTCACCGCCGCGCAACTGGTGAAGCTGATCCAGACCGTCAAAAGCCGGATCAAGCAGCCGGTGACCTACGCCGACGTGTGGGAGTTCTGGCTGCAGCACCCGGAAATCGCCCCGGCGGTGGATTTCCTGACCATTCACCTGTTGCCGTACTGGGAAGATGATCCCTCCGGCATCGACCAGGCGCTCAAGCACGTAGGCGATGTGCGCCAGACCTTTGGCCACACGTTTGCCCCCAAGGACATAGTAATCGGGGAAACCGGCTGGCCCAGCGAAGGCCGCCAGCGCGAAACGGCCGTGCCGAGCCGGGTCAACGAAGCCAGGTTCATGCGCGGCTTCGTGGCCATGGCCGAGGCCAATGGCTGGCGTTATAACCTGATCGAAGCCTTCGACCAACCCTGGAAGCGTGCAAGTGAAGGCGCCGTGGGCGGTTATTGGGGACTGTTCGATGCAGATCGCCAGGACAAGGGCATCCTTGCCGGGCCCGTGACCAATGTGCCGTACTGGCCCGTGTGGCTGGGGGTGGGCGGCATTATCCTGCTGGCTACCCTGGCGCTGGGCGGTCGTGTACGCAGCACGCGCGCCGCGATCGCATTGCCCCTGTTGGGCGCGGTGGCGGCGTGTTCCATTGGTACATGGGCCGAACTGACCCGTGTGACCGCACGCTTTGGTGATGAATGGCTGTGGGCCGGCCTGCTGGTGGTCTTGAACCTGTTGGTGCTGGCTCATGCAGCATTGGCCTTGAGCGCGCGCGCGGGCTGGCGTGAGCGGACGTTCAACTGGCTTGAGCAGCGTGCAGGCTGGCTGGTGGCGATTGCCGGGTTCGCGGGAGCGGTGATGATGCTGGCGTTGGTGTTCGACCCGCGCTATCGCAGCTTCCCGAGTGCGGCGCTGGTGCTGCCGGCCCTGGTGTATCTGGTGCGGCCGGTGACCGGGCCGCGTCGGGAGATTGCGTTGCTGACCTTTATCATCGGTGCGGGCATTGCGCCGCAACTGTTCCGTGAGGGCCTGTTGAATCAGCAGGCTTGGGGTTGGGCCATGGTCAGCCTGCTCATGGTTATAGCCTTGTGGCGGTGCCTGCGAGTACGCAAAGCCTGA
- a CDS encoding glycine betaine ABC transporter substrate-binding protein has product MKMRRLLGAAATLVVAMSSTLASADSKTLSIGYVDGWSDSVATTHVAAEVIKQKLGYDVKLQAVATGIMWQGVATGKLDAMLSAWLPVTHGEYWAKNKDKVVDYGPNFKDAKIGLIVPEYVKAKSIEDLKTDTTFKNKIVGIDAGSGVMLKTDEAIKQYGLDYKLQASSGAAMIAELTRAEDKQDSIAVTGWVPHWMFAKWKLRFLDDPKGIYGAAETVNSIGSKGLEKKAPEVAAFLKKFQWASKDEIGEVMLAIQEGAKPDAAAKDWVAKHPERVAEWIAK; this is encoded by the coding sequence ATGAAGATGCGACGACTCTTGGGCGCAGCTGCCACTCTGGTAGTTGCGATGAGCTCCACATTGGCCAGCGCCGACAGCAAAACCCTGAGCATCGGCTACGTCGATGGCTGGTCGGACAGCGTTGCCACCACCCACGTGGCGGCCGAAGTGATCAAGCAGAAGCTCGGTTATGACGTGAAACTGCAAGCGGTCGCCACCGGGATCATGTGGCAGGGCGTCGCCACCGGCAAGCTTGATGCCATGCTCTCCGCCTGGCTGCCGGTGACCCACGGTGAGTACTGGGCCAAGAACAAGGACAAGGTGGTCGACTACGGCCCCAACTTCAAGGATGCGAAGATCGGCCTGATCGTGCCGGAGTACGTCAAGGCCAAGTCCATCGAAGACCTGAAGACCGATACGACCTTCAAGAACAAGATTGTCGGCATCGACGCCGGTTCAGGCGTCATGCTCAAGACCGACGAAGCCATCAAGCAGTACGGCCTCGATTACAAACTGCAAGCCAGCTCGGGCGCGGCGATGATCGCCGAGTTGACCCGTGCCGAAGACAAGCAGGACTCCATTGCCGTCACCGGTTGGGTGCCACACTGGATGTTCGCCAAGTGGAAACTGCGTTTCCTGGACGATCCAAAAGGGATTTATGGGGCTGCTGAAACCGTCAACAGCATCGGCAGCAAGGGCCTGGAGAAGAAAGCGCCGGAAGTCGCTGCCTTCCTGAAGAAATTCCAGTGGGCCTCCAAGGATGAAATCGGCGAAGTCATGCTCGCCATCCAGGAAGGCGCCAAGCCGGATGCCGCGGCCAAGGATTGGGTAGCCAAGCACCCGGAGCGCGTGGCCGAGTGGATCGCTAAATAA
- a CDS encoding DUF485 domain-containing protein, which produces MNDSIYLSIQNSPRFKELVRKRERFAWILSAIMLGLYSAFILLIAYGPQVLGAKISPGSSITWGIPLGVGLIVSAFILTGIYVRRANGEFDDLNNAILKEAAQ; this is translated from the coding sequence ATGAACGACAGCATTTACCTCTCGATTCAAAACAGCCCGCGTTTCAAGGAGCTGGTGAGAAAAAGGGAAAGGTTCGCCTGGATTCTCTCGGCGATCATGCTAGGGCTTTACTCCGCTTTCATCCTGTTAATCGCCTATGGGCCACAAGTACTGGGGGCCAAGATCAGCCCCGGTTCGTCGATTACCTGGGGCATTCCCCTGGGCGTCGGGCTGATTGTGTCCGCCTTCATCCTGACCGGCATCTATGTGCGCCGGGCCAACGGCGAGTTCGACGACCTGAACAATGCGATTCTCAAGGAGGCTGCGCAATGA
- a CDS encoding cation acetate symporter translates to MIRRLLAVFGASLFVPAVWAADALTGAVQKQPLNISAIVMFVAFVGATLCITYWASKRNKSAADYYAAGGKITGFQNGLAIAGDYMSAASFLGISALVYTSGYDGLIYSIGFLVGWPIILFLIAERLRNLGKYTFADVASYRLGQTQIRSLSACGSLVVVAFYLIAQMVGAGKLIQLLFGLDYHVAVILVGILMCLYVLFGGMLATTWVQIIKAVLLLSGASFMALMVMKHVNFDFNMLFSEAIKVHPKGEAIMSPGGLVKDPISAFSLGLALMFGTAGLPHILMRFFTVSDAKEARKSVLYATGFIGYFYILTFIIGFGAILLVSTNPAFKDAAGALLGGNNMAAVHLADAVGGSIFLGFISAVAFATILAVVAGLTLAGASAVSHDLYASVIKKGKANDKDEIRVSKITTIALAALAIGLGILFESQNIAFMVGLAFSIAASCNFPVLLLSMYWKNLTTRGAMIGGWLGLVSAVGLMVLGPTIWVSILHHEKAIFPYEYPALFSMIIAFVGIWFFSITDKSAAAEKERALFFPQFVRSQTGLGASGAVDH, encoded by the coding sequence ATGATCCGGCGTCTACTGGCAGTATTCGGCGCTTCGCTTTTTGTCCCGGCCGTCTGGGCGGCTGACGCATTGACCGGGGCCGTGCAAAAGCAACCCTTGAACATCTCGGCCATCGTGATGTTTGTGGCGTTTGTGGGCGCCACCTTGTGCATCACCTACTGGGCGTCCAAGCGTAACAAGTCTGCGGCCGACTACTATGCGGCAGGCGGCAAGATCACCGGTTTCCAGAATGGCTTGGCGATTGCCGGCGACTACATGTCGGCGGCGTCCTTCCTGGGGATTTCCGCACTCGTCTACACCTCCGGCTACGACGGCCTGATCTACTCGATCGGCTTCCTGGTGGGCTGGCCGATCATTTTGTTCCTGATCGCCGAGCGCCTGCGTAACCTGGGTAAGTACACCTTTGCCGACGTGGCCTCCTACCGCTTGGGGCAAACCCAGATCCGCAGCCTGTCGGCGTGCGGTTCGCTGGTGGTGGTGGCGTTCTACCTGATCGCGCAGATGGTGGGCGCGGGCAAGCTGATTCAACTGCTGTTTGGCCTGGACTACCATGTCGCGGTCATCCTGGTGGGCATCCTGATGTGCCTGTACGTGCTGTTCGGCGGCATGCTGGCGACCACCTGGGTGCAGATCATCAAGGCCGTGCTGTTGCTGTCCGGTGCCTCGTTCATGGCGCTGATGGTGATGAAGCACGTCAACTTCGATTTCAACATGCTGTTCTCCGAGGCGATCAAGGTTCACCCTAAAGGTGAAGCGATCATGAGCCCCGGCGGCCTGGTGAAAGATCCGATTTCGGCATTCTCCTTAGGGCTGGCACTGATGTTCGGTACCGCCGGCCTGCCGCACATCCTGATGCGCTTCTTCACGGTGAGCGATGCCAAGGAAGCGCGTAAGAGCGTGCTGTATGCCACAGGCTTCATCGGTTACTTCTACATCCTGACCTTTATCATCGGCTTCGGCGCGATCCTGCTGGTGAGCACCAACCCGGCGTTCAAGGATGCTGCAGGCGCCTTGCTCGGTGGCAACAACATGGCGGCGGTGCACCTGGCCGACGCGGTAGGTGGCAGTATTTTCCTGGGCTTCATCTCGGCCGTGGCGTTTGCCACCATCCTGGCAGTGGTTGCCGGTTTGACCCTGGCGGGTGCTTCGGCGGTGTCCCATGACCTGTACGCCAGTGTGATCAAGAAAGGCAAGGCCAACGACAAGGATGAGATTCGCGTCTCGAAGATCACCACCATCGCCCTGGCGGCGCTGGCGATCGGCTTGGGCATCCTGTTCGAAAGCCAGAACATCGCGTTCATGGTCGGCTTGGCGTTCTCGATTGCCGCCAGCTGTAACTTCCCGGTGCTGCTGCTCTCCATGTACTGGAAGAACCTCACCACCCGTGGCGCGATGATCGGCGGCTGGCTGGGCCTGGTCAGTGCTGTCGGCCTGATGGTGCTGGGGCCGACCATCTGGGTCTCGATCCTGCACCACGAAAAAGCCATCTTCCCGTACGAGTACCCGGCGCTGTTCTCGATGATCATTGCGTTCGTCGGCATCTGGTTCTTCTCCATCACCGACAAGTCGGCGGCGGCAGAGAAAGAGCGTGCGCTGTTCTTCCCGCAGTTTGTGCGTTCGCAGACTGGCCTGGGGGCGAGTGGGGCGGTTGATCACTAA
- the gltA gene encoding citrate synthase, translating to MADKKAQLIIEGAAPVELPILTGTVGPDVIDVRGLTATGRFTFDPGFMSTASCESKITYIDGDNGILLHRGYPIEQLAEQSDYLETCYLLLNGELPTAEQKAQFVSTVKNHTMVHEQLKTFFNGFRRDAHPMAVMCGVVGALSAFYHDSLDINNPQHREISAIRLVAKMPTLAAMVYKYSMGQPMMYPRNDLTYAENFLHMMFNTPCEIKPISPVLAKAMDRIFILHADHEQNASTSTVRLAGSSGANPFACIAAGIAALWGPAHGGANEAVLTMLDEIGDVSNIDKFIAKAKDKNDPFKLMGFGHRVYKNRDPRATVMKQTCDEVLKELGIKNDPQLELAMRLEEIALTDPYFIERSLYPNVDFYSGIILKAIGIPTSMFTVIFALARTVGWISHWKEMLSSPYKIGRPRQLYTGYESRDITKLEDRK from the coding sequence ATGGCTGACAAAAAAGCGCAGTTGATCATCGAGGGCGCAGCCCCCGTCGAGCTGCCCATTTTAACCGGCACCGTTGGTCCCGATGTTATCGACGTACGGGGCCTGACGGCCACGGGCCGTTTCACTTTCGACCCAGGCTTCATGTCGACCGCCTCTTGCGAGTCGAAGATCACCTATATCGATGGCGACAATGGCATTCTGCTTCACCGCGGCTACCCGATCGAGCAACTCGCCGAACAGTCGGACTACCTGGAAACCTGCTACCTGCTGCTAAATGGCGAATTGCCAACAGCCGAGCAGAAAGCCCAGTTTGTCAGCACCGTGAAGAACCACACCATGGTTCACGAGCAGTTGAAGACCTTCTTCAACGGCTTCCGTCGCGACGCCCACCCGATGGCCGTCATGTGCGGCGTGGTTGGCGCCCTGTCGGCCTTCTATCACGACTCCCTGGACATCAATAACCCGCAGCATCGCGAAATTTCCGCGATCCGCCTGGTTGCCAAGATGCCGACCCTGGCCGCAATGGTTTACAAGTACTCCATGGGTCAACCCATGATGTACCCGCGCAACGACCTGACGTACGCGGAAAACTTCCTGCACATGATGTTCAACACCCCGTGCGAGATCAAACCGATCAGCCCGGTGCTTGCCAAGGCCATGGACCGGATCTTCATCCTCCATGCCGACCACGAGCAGAACGCCTCGACCTCTACCGTGCGTCTGGCGGGCTCTTCGGGGGCCAACCCGTTCGCCTGTATCGCCGCCGGCATCGCCGCACTGTGGGGCCCTGCCCACGGCGGTGCGAACGAAGCCGTATTGACCATGCTCGATGAAATCGGCGATGTGTCCAACATCGACAAATTCATCGCCAAGGCCAAGGACAAGAACGACCCGTTCAAGCTGATGGGCTTCGGTCACCGGGTCTACAAGAACCGCGACCCGCGCGCCACCGTCATGAAGCAGACCTGCGACGAAGTGTTGAAGGAACTGGGCATCAAGAACGATCCGCAACTCGAACTGGCCATGCGCCTGGAAGAGATCGCCCTGACCGACCCGTACTTCATCGAACGCTCGCTGTACCCGAACGTCGACTTCTACTCGGGGATCATCCTCAAGGCGATCGGCATTCCAACCAGCATGTTCACCGTGATCTTCGCCCTGGCGCGGACCGTGGGCTGGATCTCCCACTGGAAAGAAATGCTCTCCAGCCCGTACAAGATTGGCCGCCCGCGCCAGTTGTACACCGGCTACGAGTCGCGTGACATTACCAAGCTGGAAGATCGCAAGTAA
- the sdhC gene encoding succinate dehydrogenase, cytochrome b556 subunit, whose translation MKKAVNSQRPVNLDLRTIKLPITGVTSFLHRVSGIILFLGLGIMLYALSKSLGSEEGFAEVKAYLTSPLAKFVAWGLLSALLYHLVAGVRHLIMDMGIGETLEGGKLGSKIIIAISVVLIVLAGVWIW comes from the coding sequence GTGAAAAAAGCCGTGAATAGCCAACGACCTGTAAACCTAGACCTAAGGACCATCAAACTCCCCATCACCGGCGTTACGTCGTTCCTGCACCGTGTTTCCGGCATCATCCTGTTCCTGGGCCTGGGCATCATGCTGTATGCATTGAGCAAATCCCTGGGTTCCGAGGAAGGTTTTGCCGAGGTGAAGGCATACTTGACCAGCCCGCTGGCCAAGTTCGTAGCATGGGGCCTCCTGTCCGCTCTGCTGTATCACCTGGTAGCCGGCGTGCGCCACTTGATCATGGACATGGGCATCGGTGAGACGCTGGAAGGCGGCAAGCTGGGCTCGAAAATCATCATCGCCATTTCCGTGGTGCTGATCGTTCTGGCAGGAGTTTGGATATGGTAA
- the sdhD gene encoding succinate dehydrogenase, hydrophobic membrane anchor protein: MVTSVTNLSRSGLYDWMAQRVSAVVLAAYFIFLIGYLVANPGIGFEQWHGLFAHNAMRIFSLLALVALGAHAWVGMWTIATDYLTPMALGKSATAVRFLFQAVCGIAMFAYFVWGVQILWGI; encoded by the coding sequence ATGGTAACCAGCGTTACGAATCTGTCGCGTTCGGGCCTCTATGACTGGATGGCACAGCGTGTGTCTGCGGTCGTTCTCGCGGCTTATTTCATTTTCCTGATCGGATACCTCGTCGCAAATCCGGGCATCGGCTTTGAGCAATGGCACGGCCTGTTCGCCCACAATGCGATGCGAATCTTCAGCCTGCTGGCCCTTGTAGCCCTGGGCGCTCACGCCTGGGTCGGCATGTGGACCATCGCGACCGACTACCTGACGCCAATGGCGCTGGGCAAGTCCGCGACCGCAGTCCGTTTCCTCTTCCAGGCAGTATGCGGCATCGCGATGTTCGCTTACTTCGTCTGGGGTGTGCAGATTCTTTGGGGTATCTGA
- the sdhA gene encoding succinate dehydrogenase flavoprotein subunit: MANIPTISFDAIIIGGGGAGMRAALQLAQGGHKTAVITKVFPTRSHTVSAQGGITCAIASADPNDDWRWHMYDTVKGSDYIGDQDAIEYMCQEGPAAVFELDHMGLPFSRTEQGRIYQRPFGGQSKDYGKGGQAARTCAASDRTGHALLHTLYQGNLKAGTTFLNEYYAVDLVKNGKGEFVGVIAICIETGETTYIRAKATVLATGGAGRIYASTTNALINTGDGVGMALRAGVPVQDIEMWQFHPTGIAGAGVLVTEGCRGEGGYLINKHGERFMERYAPNAKDLAGRDVVARSMVKEIIAGNGCGPNGDHVLLKLDHLGEEVLHSRLPGICELSKTFAHVDPVVAPVPVVPTCHYMMGGVPTNIHGQAITQNAEGVDEIIHGLFAVGEVACVSVHGANRLGGNSLLDLVVFGRAAGLHLEKALTDGIEYDDATDANIETALARLNALNERTDGEDVATLRRELQSCMQNYFGVFRTGEYMQKGIAQLADLRTRIANVKINDKSQAFNTARIEALELQNLLEVAEATAIAAEVRKESRGAHAREDFEDRDDENWLCHTLYFPGDKRVTKRAVNFSPKTVPTFEPKIRTY, translated from the coding sequence ATGGCTAACATTCCAACTATTTCATTCGACGCCATCATTATTGGTGGCGGCGGGGCTGGCATGCGCGCTGCGCTGCAGCTGGCCCAGGGCGGTCACAAGACTGCCGTGATCACCAAGGTGTTCCCGACCCGTTCCCACACCGTATCGGCCCAGGGTGGCATCACCTGCGCCATCGCCTCCGCCGACCCGAACGATGACTGGCGCTGGCACATGTACGATACCGTCAAGGGTTCCGACTACATCGGTGACCAGGACGCTATCGAATACATGTGTCAGGAAGGCCCGGCCGCGGTGTTCGAGCTGGATCACATGGGTCTGCCGTTCTCCCGTACCGAGCAAGGTCGCATCTACCAGCGTCCATTCGGCGGCCAGTCGAAGGATTACGGTAAAGGCGGGCAGGCTGCCCGTACTTGCGCCGCATCCGACCGTACCGGCCACGCGCTGCTGCACACGCTTTACCAGGGCAACCTGAAAGCCGGCACCACGTTCCTCAACGAGTACTACGCTGTCGATCTGGTGAAGAACGGCAAGGGCGAGTTCGTCGGCGTGATCGCCATCTGCATCGAAACCGGTGAAACCACCTATATCCGCGCCAAGGCTACGGTGCTGGCGACGGGCGGTGCAGGCCGTATCTACGCGTCGACCACCAACGCCCTGATCAACACCGGCGACGGCGTTGGCATGGCGCTGCGTGCCGGCGTGCCAGTGCAAGACATCGAAATGTGGCAGTTCCACCCGACCGGCATCGCCGGCGCCGGTGTACTGGTTACAGAAGGTTGCCGTGGTGAAGGTGGTTACCTGATCAACAAGCACGGCGAGCGTTTCATGGAGCGTTATGCCCCGAACGCCAAAGACTTGGCCGGTCGCGACGTGGTTGCCCGTTCGATGGTCAAGGAAATCATCGCCGGCAACGGCTGTGGCCCGAACGGCGACCACGTACTGCTCAAGCTCGATCACCTGGGCGAAGAAGTGCTGCACAGCCGTCTGCCCGGCATCTGCGAGCTGTCCAAGACCTTCGCCCACGTTGACCCGGTGGTTGCTCCGGTTCCGGTTGTTCCGACTTGCCACTACATGATGGGCGGCGTGCCGACCAACATTCACGGCCAGGCGATCACCCAGAACGCCGAAGGCGTCGACGAGATCATCCACGGTCTGTTCGCCGTTGGCGAAGTGGCCTGCGTATCGGTACACGGCGCCAACCGCCTGGGCGGCAACTCGCTGCTCGACCTGGTGGTGTTCGGCCGCGCTGCCGGCCTGCACCTGGAGAAGGCACTGACCGACGGCATCGAATACGATGATGCGACCGACGCCAACATCGAAACCGCCCTGGCGCGCCTGAACGCTCTTAACGAGCGCACGGATGGCGAAGACGTGGCAACCCTGCGTCGCGAGCTGCAAAGCTGCATGCAGAACTACTTCGGTGTGTTCCGTACCGGCGAATACATGCAAAAGGGTATCGCCCAGCTGGCCGATCTGCGCACGCGCATCGCCAATGTCAAGATCAACGATAAGAGCCAGGCGTTCAACACCGCTCGTATCGAAGCCCTTGAGCTGCAAAACCTGCTGGAAGTGGCTGAAGCGACGGCGATCGCCGCCGAGGTTCGTAAAGAATCCCGTGGTGCCCACGCGCGTGAAGACTTTGAAGATCGCGACGACGAGAACTGGTTGTGCCACACCCTGTACTTCCCGGGTGACAAGCGCGTGACCAAGCGTGCCGTGAATTTCTCGCCGAAGACGGTTCCGACGTTTGAACCGAAGATTCGGACTTACTAA
- a CDS encoding succinate dehydrogenase iron-sulfur subunit, producing MLKVSVYRYNPDQDAAPFMQEFQVDTGGKDLMVLDVLALIKEQDEGFSYRRSCREGVCGSDGMNINGKNGLACITPLSAVVKGNKLIVRPLPGLPVIRDLVVDMSIFYKQYEKVKPFLQNDTPAPAIERLQSPEEREKLDGLYECILCACCSTSCPSFWWNPDKFLGPAALLQAYRFLADSRDTKTSERLASLDDPFSVFRCRGIMNCVNVCPKGLNPTKAIGHIRNMLLQSGV from the coding sequence ATGTTGAAAGTCAGTGTTTATCGCTACAACCCTGATCAGGACGCTGCGCCGTTCATGCAGGAGTTCCAGGTCGATACCGGTGGTAAAGACCTGATGGTGCTGGATGTATTGGCACTGATCAAAGAGCAGGACGAAGGTTTCTCCTATCGTCGCTCTTGCCGTGAAGGTGTGTGCGGTTCCGACGGCATGAACATCAACGGCAAGAACGGCCTGGCGTGCATCACGCCGCTGTCCGCCGTGGTCAAGGGTAACAAGCTGATCGTTCGTCCTCTGCCAGGTTTGCCGGTTATCCGTGACCTGGTCGTCGATATGAGCATCTTCTACAAGCAATACGAGAAGGTTAAGCCGTTCCTGCAGAACGACACGCCGGCTCCGGCCATCGAGCGTCTGCAATCCCCGGAAGAGCGCGAGAAGCTCGACGGGCTGTACGAGTGCATCCTGTGCGCTTGCTGCTCGACCTCTTGCCCGTCCTTCTGGTGGAACCCGGACAAGTTCCTGGGCCCGGCTGCCCTGCTGCAAGCGTACCGCTTCCTGGCAGACAGCCGTGACACCAAGACGTCCGAGCGTCTGGCTTCGCTGGATGACCCGTTCAGCGTATTCCGCTGCCGCGGGATCATGAACTGCGTCAACGTATGTCCCAAAGGCCTGAACCCGACTAAGGCCATTGGTCACATCCGTAACATGCTGTTGCAGAGCGGCGTGTAA